A stretch of the Actinomycetota bacterium genome encodes the following:
- a CDS encoding universal stress protein, with the protein MAYKRILFGTDGTARAAASSRVATELAKAGKAELIVAYVWERPEGAQQVLDEAVAAAQESGVKKVKGELHGGRSPADVLVDLAEERDVGLVVVSGGRSATEIGPTADRLSHRAPRDLLIAMDVERGDGEHLYRRILIATDGSATADRAARKGFDLAASVGAPATLVFVGHPATGKLVTDDTVVVFGAEVDCDVVLRQGDPADEILAVAREVRADLIVIGNKGMTGAKRFFLNPVPEKVVDMSDRDVLVARTIAQVASELEPGEGGILVQAGERLAAFMDETGELHLMSARCTHMGCTVAWSTADHVFECPCHGSRFGPHGEVVNGPAARPLPPA; encoded by the coding sequence GTGGCGTACAAGCGCATCCTGTTCGGCACCGACGGCACCGCTCGAGCTGCGGCGAGCAGCCGAGTGGCCACCGAGCTCGCCAAGGCCGGTAAGGCCGAGCTGATCGTCGCCTACGTCTGGGAGCGACCCGAGGGGGCACAGCAGGTGCTCGATGAGGCCGTCGCTGCCGCGCAGGAATCGGGCGTCAAGAAGGTCAAGGGCGAGCTCCACGGTGGGCGCTCTCCGGCCGACGTGCTGGTGGACCTCGCCGAGGAGCGCGACGTCGGATTGGTGGTTGTCAGCGGTGGTCGCAGCGCGACCGAGATCGGTCCGACCGCCGACCGGCTCTCGCATCGTGCGCCCCGCGACCTGTTGATCGCGATGGACGTCGAGCGTGGCGACGGCGAACACCTCTATCGCCGCATCCTGATCGCGACCGACGGTTCGGCGACCGCGGATCGGGCCGCGCGCAAGGGGTTCGACCTCGCCGCCTCGGTCGGTGCCCCCGCGACCCTCGTGTTCGTCGGACACCCCGCCACGGGGAAGCTCGTCACCGACGACACCGTCGTGGTCTTCGGGGCCGAGGTCGACTGCGACGTGGTGCTGCGCCAGGGCGACCCGGCCGACGAGATCCTCGCGGTCGCCCGCGAGGTCCGAGCGGATCTGATCGTGATCGGGAACAAGGGGATGACTGGGGCCAAGCGATTCTTCCTGAACCCGGTACCGGAGAAAGTCGTCGACATGTCCGATCGCGACGTGCTCGTCGCCCGCACGATCGCGCAGGTGGCCTCGGAGCTCGAACCCGGCGAGGGAGGGATCTTGGTGCAGGCGGGGGAGCGGCTCGCCGCATTCATGGACGAGACGGGGGAGCTGCATCTGATGTCCGCGCGCTGCACGCACATGGGCTGCACGGTCGCCTGGAGCACGGCCGACCACGTTTTCGAGTGTCCCTGCCACGGGTCCCGCTTCGGCCCTCATGGTGAGGTCGTGAACGGACCGGCGGCTCGCCCCTTGCCGCCCGCCTGA
- the serC gene encoding 3-phosphoserine/phosphohydroxythreonine transaminase — MSDRVVNFGSGPATLPLPVLEQVQRDLLSLPGIGISPLEISHRSSWFAGVLEEAEGNLRSLLGVPATHRIVFCQGGATQQFSMVAMNLLRGSGGIAEYVVTGSWGTKAVREAGREGAVRVAWSGAELGFVRVPEADDWTPSPDAAYLHVTTNETIEGVEWSVPPVPPPGVPLVADASSDLLSRPIDVGGFGVLYAGAQKNAGPAGVTIAIMRGDLLDRVPDGLPTMLDYRTFVEHGSLYNTPPVFAIYVVMLVTRWLRDEVGGLEGQERRNRAKAELLYDAIDASEGFYRGHADPGSRSLMNVTFRLPSDQLDARFVSEAARRGLAELRGHRSVGGVRASIYNAMPIDDVETLATFMGDFAARAY, encoded by the coding sequence ATGAGCGACCGAGTCGTCAACTTCGGGTCGGGGCCGGCGACGCTTCCTCTGCCGGTGCTCGAGCAGGTGCAACGTGACCTGCTCTCGCTCCCCGGCATCGGGATCTCGCCGCTCGAGATCTCTCATCGCAGCTCCTGGTTCGCCGGCGTGCTGGAGGAAGCCGAAGGGAACCTCCGCTCGCTGCTCGGCGTACCGGCGACCCATCGCATCGTGTTCTGCCAAGGCGGCGCGACCCAGCAGTTCTCGATGGTGGCGATGAACCTGCTCAGAGGCAGCGGCGGTATCGCCGAGTACGTCGTCACCGGTTCCTGGGGCACGAAGGCGGTTCGCGAGGCCGGGCGGGAGGGTGCGGTCCGCGTCGCGTGGAGCGGCGCCGAGCTCGGGTTCGTCCGGGTGCCGGAAGCCGACGATTGGACGCCCTCACCCGATGCCGCGTACCTCCACGTCACGACGAACGAGACGATCGAGGGGGTCGAGTGGTCCGTACCGCCGGTACCACCCCCTGGGGTGCCGCTCGTGGCCGACGCGTCGTCGGACCTGCTGTCGCGGCCGATCGACGTCGGTGGTTTCGGCGTGCTGTACGCGGGAGCTCAGAAGAACGCCGGCCCGGCCGGGGTGACGATCGCGATCATGCGCGGGGACCTGCTCGATCGCGTGCCCGACGGACTACCGACGATGCTCGATTACCGCACGTTCGTCGAGCACGGCTCCCTCTACAACACACCGCCGGTGTTCGCGATCTACGTCGTGATGCTCGTGACCCGCTGGCTCCGCGACGAGGTCGGCGGCCTCGAGGGACAGGAGCGGCGCAACCGCGCCAAGGCGGAGCTGCTGTACGACGCGATCGATGCGAGCGAGGGGTTCTACCGAGGACACGCGGACCCGGGCTCGCGATCGCTGATGAACGTCACGTTCCGCCTGCCGAGCGACCAGCTGGACGCCCGGTTCGTGTCCGAGGCCGCCCGGCGCGGGCTCGCTGAGCTCAGGGGCCACCGCAGCGTCGGCGGCGTCCGGGCGAGCATCTACAACGCGATGCCGATCGACGACGTCGAGACGCTCGCGACGTTCATGGGCGACTTCGCCGCCAGGGCCTACTAG
- a CDS encoding aspartate aminotransferase family protein: protein MKTVDRARVAELMERERATFRERHARSGQLSEEAKGSLLFGVPMNWMTRWPGDHPVFVDRAEGAHFWDVDGNDFVDFCLGDTGGMAGHSPKVAVDAIAEQASKGITLMLPTEDATWVGTEMARRFGVPYWQFTLTATDANRFVIRWAREITRRPKIVVHNWCYHGSVDETFATLIGGRTVAREGNIGKPVPLDETTRVVEINDLDGLEAALAEGDVAACLFEPALTNIGIVLPDPGYHEAVRELCTKYGTLLVIDETHTISTGPGGCTRAWGLEPDFVTIGKTLGAGIASGAYGMTQRVSDLVYEHTDWRNADVGGVGGTLAGNALSLAAMRATLGQVMTDEAFERMISLGARFEEGVRGVIESRELPWHVVRLGCRVEYLFRPDVARNGAEAAAGQDDDVDPYIHLYLLNRGILMTPFHNMALMSPATTADDVDRHTEVYAQMADELVGG, encoded by the coding sequence GTGAAGACCGTCGACCGCGCTCGGGTGGCCGAGCTGATGGAGCGCGAACGGGCGACGTTCCGAGAGCGTCACGCCCGCAGCGGACAGCTCTCCGAAGAGGCTAAGGGATCGCTGTTGTTCGGCGTGCCGATGAACTGGATGACCCGCTGGCCGGGGGACCATCCCGTCTTTGTCGATCGAGCGGAGGGCGCGCACTTCTGGGACGTCGACGGGAACGATTTCGTGGACTTCTGCCTCGGCGACACGGGCGGCATGGCCGGCCACTCACCGAAGGTCGCGGTCGACGCGATCGCCGAGCAGGCGAGTAAGGGCATCACGTTGATGCTCCCGACGGAGGACGCCACCTGGGTGGGCACCGAGATGGCGCGCCGGTTCGGCGTGCCGTACTGGCAGTTCACGCTGACGGCCACCGACGCGAACCGGTTCGTGATCCGGTGGGCGCGCGAGATCACGCGGCGCCCGAAGATCGTGGTGCACAACTGGTGCTATCACGGGTCGGTCGACGAGACGTTCGCGACCCTCATCGGCGGGCGCACCGTGGCGCGCGAGGGGAACATCGGCAAGCCCGTACCGCTCGACGAGACCACCAGGGTGGTCGAGATCAACGACCTCGACGGCCTGGAGGCCGCCCTCGCCGAGGGCGATGTGGCCGCGTGCCTGTTCGAGCCGGCCCTCACGAACATCGGCATCGTCCTTCCCGATCCCGGGTATCACGAGGCCGTTCGCGAGTTGTGCACGAAGTACGGCACCCTGCTCGTGATCGACGAGACGCACACGATCAGCACCGGGCCGGGCGGCTGTACGAGGGCCTGGGGCCTCGAGCCCGACTTCGTCACGATCGGGAAGACCCTCGGCGCGGGCATCGCGAGCGGCGCCTACGGCATGACCCAGCGGGTCAGCGACCTCGTCTACGAGCACACCGACTGGAGGAACGCCGACGTCGGCGGCGTGGGCGGCACCCTCGCTGGGAATGCCCTGTCGCTCGCGGCGATGCGCGCCACGCTCGGACAGGTCATGACCGACGAGGCGTTCGAGCGGATGATCTCGCTGGGCGCGCGGTTCGAAGAGGGTGTCCGCGGGGTGATCGAGTCGCGTGAGCTGCCTTGGCACGTGGTGCGTCTCGGCTGCCGCGTCGAGTACCTGTTCCGTCCAGACGTGGCCCGCAACGGCGCCGAGGCGGCCGCCGGCCAGGACGACGACGTGGATCCGTACATCCACCTCTACCTGCTGAACCGCGGCATCCTGATGACACCGTTCCACAACATGGCGCTGATGTCGCCGGCGACCACCGCCGACGACGTCGACCGTCACACGGAGGTGTATGCGCAGATGGCCGACGAGTTGGTGGGGGGGTGA
- a CDS encoding fibronectin type III domain-containing protein has product MAEPDTPTRRDRRLAIGLLVVAIGILVASLLWFTRSPGPPTVPIALQATATSCEEPCERYTPIVALDWRPPESGAGVERYRLLRDGAPLETLNGSELSFVDRDVTFGQRYAYQVVAVSGEGESLPTAEVDAVVPTPPDEIARLAGIYRVGLTVRSARSIGAAFGIENPIPGRRGIDRWSFESTCGDGQGGCPSTWSGLEGEIEPQDGRWVGTVEGLPARCGREGSAPAPIDVELDAIDVGVVDDAWVVTGFRGTATVSFRCPGFPAASATVEVTGKL; this is encoded by the coding sequence GTGGCGGAACCCGACACGCCGACGCGTCGCGATCGGCGCCTCGCGATCGGACTCCTGGTGGTCGCCATCGGCATCCTGGTCGCATCCCTCCTGTGGTTCACACGTTCGCCGGGACCCCCGACGGTGCCGATCGCCTTGCAGGCCACTGCGACGAGCTGCGAGGAGCCCTGCGAGCGCTACACGCCGATCGTCGCGCTGGACTGGAGGCCGCCTGAGTCCGGGGCGGGGGTGGAGCGGTACCGGCTCCTTCGCGACGGCGCGCCGCTCGAGACACTCAACGGCAGCGAGCTCTCGTTCGTCGACCGCGACGTGACGTTCGGTCAGCGCTACGCCTATCAGGTCGTCGCTGTGAGCGGTGAAGGCGAGTCACTCCCCACCGCCGAGGTCGACGCGGTGGTACCCACGCCCCCCGACGAGATCGCGCGGCTCGCCGGCATCTACCGGGTCGGCCTGACGGTGCGCTCGGCGCGTTCGATCGGCGCCGCGTTCGGCATCGAGAACCCGATCCCCGGAAGGCGGGGTATCGACCGATGGTCGTTCGAATCGACGTGCGGCGACGGCCAGGGCGGCTGCCCATCGACCTGGTCGGGGCTCGAGGGTGAGATCGAGCCCCAGGACGGTCGTTGGGTGGGCACGGTCGAGGGCCTGCCCGCACGATGCGGCCGCGAAGGAAGCGCCCCGGCGCCTATCGACGTCGAACTCGACGCGATCGACGTGGGCGTCGTCGACGATGCGTGGGTGGTGACTGGCTTCCGGGGAACGGCGACGGTCTCCTTCCGCTGCCCCGGGTTCCCCGCCGCGTCGGCCACGGTTGAGGTCACAGGGAAACTCTGA
- a CDS encoding C45 family peptidase, with product MAWPLIRASGGPRERGRAYGEGARDRVHGSIELYTAVFRHYTGLGWTEVRDRAGAYAEWFDDTDVQLLPEIEGIAEGAGVDAEDVLALNVRTEVMFGLDARAARTAAKECTAIGAAPPATVGERVFIAQNWDWKPPARDTCVLLAMRPAGRPAFVTLVEAGLLAKAGMNDAGIGVATNALTSSRDRGNPGVPYHAILRRVLTSASFEEAVTEVVQRERASSANYLIGARSGHVTDLEVAPGGPDAVWRVDAGTICHANHFVRPDRDFKDLAMLDGRESPLRQASAEGSVERRSIGVPEIESALRAHAGPNRGEGSVCAHGDQSRPPEADYVTVAAIVMDLSVAALHLTHGNPCTAPFDTFDLRSLLG from the coding sequence ATGGCATGGCCGTTGATCCGAGCGTCGGGGGGCCCTCGTGAGCGGGGGCGTGCGTACGGGGAGGGGGCACGCGACAGGGTGCACGGCTCGATCGAGCTGTACACGGCGGTCTTCCGCCATTACACCGGGCTGGGGTGGACCGAGGTCCGCGACCGGGCCGGTGCCTACGCCGAGTGGTTCGACGACACCGACGTGCAGCTCCTCCCCGAGATCGAAGGCATCGCGGAAGGTGCGGGCGTCGACGCCGAGGACGTGCTCGCCCTCAACGTCCGCACCGAGGTGATGTTCGGCCTCGACGCGCGCGCCGCTCGGACTGCCGCCAAGGAGTGCACGGCGATCGGTGCGGCACCGCCCGCCACCGTCGGCGAGCGCGTCTTCATCGCCCAGAACTGGGACTGGAAGCCGCCTGCCCGCGACACCTGCGTGCTCCTGGCGATGCGGCCGGCGGGACGTCCCGCCTTCGTGACGCTCGTGGAGGCCGGCCTGCTCGCGAAGGCCGGCATGAATGACGCCGGGATCGGAGTCGCGACGAACGCGCTGACCTCGAGCCGCGACCGGGGGAACCCTGGCGTGCCCTACCACGCGATCCTTCGCCGGGTGCTCACCAGCGCCTCCTTCGAGGAAGCGGTCACCGAGGTCGTCCAGCGGGAGCGCGCGTCGTCAGCCAACTACCTGATCGGTGCGCGCTCCGGGCACGTCACGGACCTCGAGGTGGCACCCGGCGGTCCCGACGCCGTCTGGCGCGTCGACGCCGGCACGATCTGCCACGCGAACCACTTCGTCCGCCCCGACCGTGACTTCAAGGACCTCGCCATGCTCGACGGCCGAGAGTCCCCCCTGCGACAGGCCTCGGCCGAAGGAAGCGTCGAGCGCCGCTCGATCGGCGTGCCGGAGATCGAGTCGGCCCTTCGAGCGCACGCCGGCCCGAACCGTGGCGAGGGATCGGTCTGCGCCCACGGCGACCAGTCGCGGCCTCCGGAGGCCGACTACGTCACCGTGGCCGCGATCGTCATGGACCTCTCGGTGGCTGCGCTCCACCTGACGCACGGCAATCCTTGCACCGCACCGTTCGACACCTTCGATCTGAGGTCGCTCCTCGGCTGA
- a CDS encoding OsmC family protein, with translation MDDVTLRWTGEGLTFRSQATYGEPILTGDDPDGPGSKPSDLLPISLAACTVYDVVVILRKQRQDLRALEVRISSEQDLAPPWTFRSIHMHFVLTGTVEDRRAARAIELSESKYCSVAATLRPVVRLSHSYEIVGS, from the coding sequence ATGGACGACGTGACGCTGCGGTGGACCGGCGAGGGCCTGACGTTCCGGTCCCAGGCCACTTACGGCGAGCCGATCCTGACCGGCGACGACCCCGACGGACCGGGATCGAAGCCCTCGGATCTGCTGCCGATCTCGCTCGCGGCCTGCACGGTCTACGACGTCGTCGTGATCCTGCGCAAGCAGCGGCAGGATCTGCGCGCCCTCGAGGTCCGCATCTCGAGCGAGCAAGACCTCGCTCCGCCGTGGACGTTCCGGTCGATCCATATGCACTTCGTCCTGACGGGCACGGTCGAAGACCGCAGGGCGGCGCGGGCGATCGAGCTGTCAGAGTCGAAGTACTGCTCGGTGGCGGCGACCCTCCGACCGGTGGTTCGGCTCAGTCACTCGTACGAGATCGTGGGGAGCTGA
- a CDS encoding arginine deiminase family protein, which translates to MTIQNAVGTIRRIYVRPPDPDALLAWRDYAWHAAPDPVKAAEEHAAFRQALEARGAEVVVGATTVPGDPDAIYAYDPTLPTDQGVIALRPGKPGRRAEPGALTADLASQGLRLLGTLSPPAVAEGGDMFWLDEHTLLVGRGYRTNDDGIEQIRSLLGGGIDVIAFDLPHFQGPDACLHLMSFISPLDHDLVVVYMPMMPVRLVALLREREVELVEVPDDEFETQGPNVLALAPRVALALDGSPETRRRMEAAGVDVRTFTGTEISRKGDGGPTCLTRPLDRV; encoded by the coding sequence GTGACGATCCAGAACGCTGTCGGCACGATCCGCCGCATCTACGTTCGGCCTCCCGATCCCGACGCCCTCCTGGCATGGCGTGACTACGCATGGCATGCCGCCCCCGACCCCGTGAAGGCGGCAGAGGAGCACGCCGCGTTCCGTCAGGCGCTGGAGGCCCGCGGTGCCGAGGTCGTGGTCGGCGCCACGACCGTGCCCGGCGACCCCGACGCCATCTACGCGTACGACCCCACGTTGCCGACCGATCAGGGGGTCATCGCCCTGCGCCCCGGCAAACCGGGTCGACGGGCCGAACCGGGGGCGCTCACAGCCGACCTCGCGAGTCAGGGTCTTCGCCTCCTGGGGACGCTCTCGCCCCCGGCCGTCGCCGAGGGTGGCGACATGTTCTGGCTCGATGAGCACACCCTGCTGGTCGGCCGCGGCTACCGGACGAACGACGATGGCATCGAGCAGATACGGTCGTTGCTGGGCGGCGGGATCGACGTGATCGCGTTCGATCTGCCGCACTTCCAGGGGCCCGATGCGTGCCTGCACCTGATGTCGTTCATCTCCCCGCTCGACCACGATCTCGTCGTCGTCTACATGCCGATGATGCCGGTGCGCCTGGTCGCGCTCCTGCGGGAGCGAGAGGTCGAGCTCGTCGAGGTGCCCGACGACGAGTTCGAGACCCAGGGCCCCAACGTGCTCGCGCTCGCCCCACGAGTGGCCCTCGCGCTCGACGGGAGCCCCGAGACTCGACGACGCATGGAGGCGGCGGGGGTCGACGTCCGCACGTTCACGGGCACGGAGATCTCGCGCAAGGGTGACGGCGGACCGACCTGTCTCACCCGCCCCCTCGACCGAGTCTGA
- a CDS encoding VOC family protein, with amino-acid sequence MTIADASFLFVTIDAVDTVKAASFWAEVLGTEIDDELDEGRFTFLKGRDDLPVVCIQRVPEPKQAKTRIHLDLGVSDLEAATRRVIELGGSWDGEERQLEPFTWRTLSDPEGTEFDIALVEE; translated from the coding sequence GTGACGATAGCCGACGCGAGCTTCCTCTTCGTCACGATCGACGCTGTCGACACCGTGAAGGCCGCCTCGTTCTGGGCGGAGGTGCTGGGCACCGAGATCGACGACGAGCTCGACGAGGGCCGGTTCACCTTCCTGAAGGGCCGTGACGACCTTCCGGTGGTGTGCATCCAGCGGGTCCCCGAGCCGAAGCAGGCGAAGACGCGCATCCACCTCGACCTCGGCGTGTCCGACCTCGAGGCGGCCACGCGGCGCGTGATCGAGCTCGGTGGGTCGTGGGACGGGGAGGAGCGCCAGCTCGAGCCGTTCACGTGGCGCACGCTCTCCGATCCCGAGGGCACGGAGTTCGACATCGCACTGGTCGAGGAGTGA